A window of Streptomyces broussonetiae genomic DNA:
TGACCGTCTCCGGACAGACGCTGACCTGGGACACGACACGCGGCGGTGGTGCCCCGCGCCAGCTGGTCGAGGAGCCCTACGCCGGCCTCGTCGACGATCCGCCGGTGTCCCGCGTGGTCCGCGATCCGAAGACCGTCACGGTCGCCGCCATCCGGAAACAGTACGGCCTGGTGTTCAAGCTGGAACTCCCCTACAGCGACTACTACGGGGTGCTCAAGAATGGTCGGACGCGCACGGAGTGATGCTCGGTGCCAGCCGCGCACGGTTCCATCAGCTCCCGCACGCACGCGCAGCCAGGCGTGCGCGGGGTCGGCGTCGTGGCGGGAGTACCAGGCGAACCCCACCTTGACCGGGGGGAGCCCCCTCCGCGCTCCGTGCCGGCTCAACAGGACACTCCCTCCCGGCCCGGGACGAGTTGGACCGCCAGGGCCAAACCCGGTCCCCTTGTTCGCATGGTCGGCCCGACCACGAGCCTGACCATGACCCCTTGGCCAGGTTGGCTACCACCCCGACCACGGCCGTGTTTTCCCTTGACCATGCTTGCTACCGACGGCCGTCAGACCGCGGACAAGGGGCTCCCGGGCACGCTGCTCCCTCGATCGCCGCCCACGAACAGGCGGTCCGGAGCGAAGGAGTCACCGCGATGACCACGCACCGACCACCGGCAGGCGCCCGGCGCGCCCGCCCCGACGCGAGCTGCTGGACCGGACCTTGATCTGGAACCAGCGGCACCTGCTGGACGTCCTGCGTGAGTTCGAGCAGTTCTATAACGGACACCGGCCGCATCAGGGCATGGCGAACGCCCGTCTGCTCTACCCGTTGCCCGCCCTGATCGCCGATCCGGACCAAATAGCCCGCCTCGACATACGAAGACGCGATGGCCTCAGCGGCATCCTTCACGAGTACGGACACGCCGCCTGACCTGCACGGACGGAGATATCGGCAAGGGCAAGGTCACAGCTCAGTTGAAACCGACCCCGGCTTTCAGCTTCTGTTCGCGCAGCCACATGCGGTCCTGCCAGCGCGCAGTGAACCAAGACGAACAGTGACGTCTCATCACCCCAACTGAAACGCCGAGGCTAGACCCAATACCGGTAACTTACGGGCAATCTCGTCGTTGTTGTTGGTGTGTCAAGAGCGGGTCAACTGAAGTCATCCGGTGAGCGACTGTCGGACCGGGTCGCGGTCGCTACAACAACTCAGTAGGCCGTTGGTGTTCTCGTTGGTCCCGCGTTGCCAGGGGCTGTGAGGGTCCGCGAAGTAGACAGGGATGCCGGTCTCAACCGTGAAGGCGGCGTGGGCGGACAGTTCCTTGCCGCGGTCCCAGGTGAGAGATCGCCGGAGTTGCTCAGGCAGTGTGGTCATCGTCCTGGCCAGAGCGTTCTTCATCGTGATGGCGCCGTATCCGGCCAGAGCGGGTCCGTTCTTCGTGCGCGGGACCACACCGTAGCCCTCCTCGCGCGGCAAGTGGACCAGCATGGTGAACCTGGTGCTGCGCTCGACGAGAGTCCCGATCGCCGAGCGTTTCAGCCCGATGATGAGGTCGCCCTCCCAGTGCCCGGGAACGGCGCGGTCCTCGGCCTCGGCGGGACGCTCGCTGAGGAGGACCTTGTCGGTGACGTGAGCCCATGCCTTCTGCCGGCTGCGTGCCCGGGGAACACGCAGCGCCCGTCCGGTGCGCAGGCAGGCCACCAACTCGCGTTTCAGCGCACCACGTCCCTCGACGTAGAGCGCCTGGTAGATCGCCTCGTGACTGATGCGCATGTCCTCATCGTCGGGGAACTCGACCGGCAGGCGTCGCGCGATCTGCTCCGGGCTCCAGGCTGTCACCCAGCCTCTGTCGCCGCGGTGCGGCTTGTTGCGCCCCTTCCAGGCCGGGCCCTCCGGGCCCACACGGTTGCCTCCGGCGTCGGTGACGTCCCCCGACAGACGGGCCTGGATATAGGCTCGCAGCCTCGGTTTGTCCACCAGCTTGGCCTTCTTCGGGCGCCGGGCCCGGCGTTCAGCGTGCCACTGTGCGGTCGAGGCCCGGTAGTCCAGCTTGTAGGTCCGGGTAGAGGCATTGCGCCGCAGCTCACGGGAGACCGTCGACGGCGCCCGTCCGAGCCTGCGGGCGATCTCGCAGACGCCGGCGCCCTGGGCATGCCAGACGGCGATGTCCTCCCGTTCGGGAAACGACAGGTAGCGCCCGGACACCTCATCAGCAGACACGGATTCACGCCGCCAGCGTGCCGGAACCAGCGGAACCCCACCGGCCCGGACACCTCGGCAGCACTGCACGCATCCTCGGTCTTGGCACCCCGAGCGATCGCCGACCAGAACCTGACCCTGTCCTCACGCCAGGCCACCGACGGCCTGCCCGGCGACGGCATCAACCCCCGATACGCACGAACCTGCTTGTGCCGCTTCACAGAGCCCATCGCTCCACCTCCCGATCAGGTGTTGCGACGACCGGTTGAATCCGTCCAGTTCCGCTCCCGGAAGTTCGTCCGGGCGCTCGACCGCCACCGGATGGCCGGATCGATAGGGAGGGTCGGAGCTGCCGGCGACAACGCAGCCATGGAGTCCTTCTTCAGCCTGCTGCAGAAGAACGTCCTCGACCGCCGTGCCTGGGCCACTCGCGAAGAACTCCGGATCGCGATCGTGACCTGGATCGAGCGGACCTATCACCGACGTCGCAGACAAGCCTCACTCGGTCGGCTGACCCCCATCGAATTCGAGACCGTCATGACCACGCCGACCCTCCAGGCCGCGTGACCGCACCTGTCACCCGAACCTGCATCTGACCCCTCCTTCTGCCGCGTGGAGGACATGTCCACCACGCAACCAACCTGGTCAATGCTGTAAGCGCCGCTTCAACTGCCCATAAGCCAGTGCTTGGGCCGGTTCTCCGTGCGCTTCCCTGCGAGGATGCAGGTGGCCCAGGGCTGGCGGACCGTGATGCCGCGGATCCAGTCGCCGCTTTCGACGGCGGCGCCCTGCTCGGCGATCGAGTCGACCGGCTCACCCACGGCCGCCGGGTATGACGCGGCGGCCTGGCTGCAGATCTCTGACCGCCACAAACTCGCCAGCAGCGCGACGCCGAAGGTGAGGGGTCTGTACGGTCTTCGGTGTAACTCCCGATCATGGAAGTAGCACCTGATGAGCGACGTGACTGTCTCTGTTGAGGCGGTTGAAGAGGTCCGGCCGGCCGAGTCGCCGGCGGACCTGCTGGATGACCAGTTGATCGGGCAGCTGGTCGACCGGGCCCGCGCGAGCGGCCTGCAGCTGACCGGCGACGGCGGGCTGCTGCAGCAATTGACCAAGCGCGTGCTGGAGTCCGCCCTGGAAGGCGAGATCACCGACCACCTCGGCTACGAGAAGCACGACCCGGCCGGTGCCGGCAGCGGCAACAGCCGCAACGGGGCCCGGTCCAAGACCGTTCTGACCGACGTGGGGCCGGTGGAGATCACGGTGCCGCGTGACCGCGACGGCAGCTTCGAGCCGCAGATCGTCAAGAAGCGGCAGAGGCGGCTGACCGGCGTCGACGAGATGGTCCTGTCGCTGTCCGCGCGTGGTCTGACGCACGGTGACATCTCCGCCCACCTGGCCGAGGTCTATGGCGCGAGCGTGTCCAAGCAGACCATCTCGACCATCACCGACAAGGTCATGGACGGGATGGCCGAATGGCAGAACCGGCCGCTGGACCCGGTCTATCCAGTGATCTTCATCGACTGCGTGCACGTCAAGGTGCGAGATGGGCAGGTGGCGAACCGGCCCATCTACGTCGCACTCGCCGTCACGGTGGACGGCACGCGCGACATTCTCGGCCTGTGGGCCGGCGACGGCGGCGAAGGCGCCAAATACTGGCTCCAGGTCCTGACCGAGATCAAGAACCGCGGTGTCGAGGATGTGTGCATGGTCGTCTGTGACGGGCTCAAGGGCCTGCCCGACTCGATCTCGGCGGTCTGGCCCCAGGCGGTGACCCAGACCTGTGTCGTCCACCTGATCCGGGCGTCGTTCCGCTACGCGGGCCGCCAGGACTGGGACAAGATCTCCCGCGCGCTCAAGCCGGTCTACACGGCTCCCACTGCGAGCGCGGCGGAGGACCGGTTCCTGGAGTTCCAGGAGGAGTGGGGCGCCAAGTACCCGGCGATCGTGCGCCTTTGGGAGAACGCCTGGGCAGAGTTCGTGCCCTTCCTGCAGTTCGACACCGAGATCCGCCGTGTCGTCTGCACCACCAACGCTATCGAGTCGGTCAACGCTCGCATACGAAAAGCCGTCCGGGCCCGCGGGCACTTCCCGAACGAGGCCGCAGCCCTCAAATGCGTCTACATGGCCATCATGAGCCTCGACCCCACCGGCCAGGGACGCAAACGCTGGACCATGCGTTGGAAGCCCGCCCTGCAGGCATTCGACATCGCCTTCGACGGCCGACTCTCCGTCGGCCGCCGATAACTCACATCACCCGAGTTACACCGTTGGCTGGACAGACCCAAGGTGAGGACCACGTGGCCGGCCAGCACGATGGTGATGGCCGTTTCGATGTTCCGTGTTCGTGACGGTGGCTTTTGTGAGGTCATGGGCGGCCGCCTCTCTGGTCTCTGGTGACAATGCCGGGGCTCTGGCGCGGTTGTGGGGGCACGAGGGGCGCGGTGGTGATCGCCAGGTCCCCGGTCACGAGGAGCGCCGGATCGTCGCTCCTGATCAGGGCGGAGAGTTCAGGGAGGCGGCGGGGGCGCCGTTGCATGTGGGCGTAGTACTGTCCCTGGACGTTACGGGTGACCCGGACCTGATGCCAGCCCAGCTCCTCACGGAAGTATCGCGCCAGCCGGTTGTCAGGGACGCAGCAGCGCACCCAGTGCAGTTCCGGTCCGGTGCGCCGGGCTGCGTAGTCGAGCACCCACAGGGTCATCAAGTCAGCCAGTCTCGCGCCGCGTTGATCGGGATGGGTGTGCATCATGGCCAGGTTCATGGACGGCTCGGCGTGCTCGCTGGCGGTCCATGTCCACCCCGGTGTCGTGGCGTAGAGGACGAAGCAGCCCACGACGGCGCTGTCCTCCACAAGCAGCATGAGGGCCATGTCATCGCTAGTGTTTGCGGTCAGCACGCGTAGGGCGATGCTGTCTGGTGGTAACTGGCCACGTTGACGGGCCCATTCGTTGCGCGCTTGGAGGAGTTTGTGGATCCCCTGGCCGTCCTCGTCAGCGGCCGGGCGCATCTCGTATACCAAGTTCTTGTCTCTCGTGAGGGCCGGTTGGCGGTAGGTCTCGGGCCGGCCGTTCTTCGTGAGGGCGCTCCCTTTGGGGCCGGGGATGTACGGGTTGTCCGGAGTGCATGAGAGCGGCGTCGGCGAGACCTGGAGAGGTGGTTGGGTTCAGTGACTTCGAAGCGTGTGGACGAGCGCGATGACGAAGGCAAGGATGACGAGGCTGGCCAGGGTGGTCGTGATGACGGTGTCGATGATCCTGGTCCGTAGCGGCGGCTTGGGTGTGGTCATGAGCGGCGGCCTCTTTGGTCGCTGGTGATGATGCCGGGGTTCTGGGGTCATTGAGTTCTCCCTGTGGTCGGCTGTAGGAATGCGATGAAGGCGTGGTGGCGGTGCAGCCAATGCAGGTACGCCTCGTACGCCTCGTCGGTGCTGGGCATGGCGTCTCGTCCCATCGCGAGGACGCCGTCGACGAAGCCCGACCCGGCGCGGCGGCACGCAAGGTTGAACTGAGGGCGGGCAGAGGCCGGGCCACCGGTCGATTCGTCGGTGAACCGTTCTCGGTGGACGATCCATCCGCGGTCGCGCGCGTGCTCCGTCAGGAGGGCGTGTGCGCCGTCGGTGTCCACGCCGCGGTCGGCGAAGACGTAGGTGGTCACCTTGACGGACCGGCCGGGTTTGATGGCGGCGAGAGCGTTCTCGAAGACGCTGCGTCGCAAGGCGCTCAGCCTGGAATCAGGGGTTGGTCGTAACCGGGGCTCCGGCAGCCTCCATCTCAACCACGGCTCGTCGAGTTCGTCGGCCGGGACGAGCTGGAGCTTCATGAGGCCCTCCTGTATGGCTCGGTGAAGGGGCGGTTCTCCTCTTCGTGCCGATGCGCCGTGGCTTCCGGCGGTGTACGGGGCGCGCGGTGCACGAGAACAAAGGCGGCGAAGCCAAGAGCGGCGCGGGCAAGCAGTTGCGTCACGGGTGCTCGTCTTCAGACCCCTGTAGGGGATCTCACGACCGGGTATCACGGTGATGCCTCTGGCTCGTCTCGATTGGTGGCAGTGAGGTCCCGGGCGGGGCGGGTGTGCGAGGGCAACAAGCCCCGGCCGGGGGTTTCATGGGCGTGTGCGCTCAAGGGGTGGCGGTGATCTCCTTGGCGGTCTTGGTCAGCAGTGCGGCGGAGGCGATGGTGTCGTGGCTGAGGAGCAGCGAGCGGTGGGGGAGCCGGGCAAGGTGTTCGGTCATGGCCTCGGTGCCGGTCGTGGCGGTGGGGGTCAGGCCGAAGATGTCGGGGTAGCGGTCCTCGGTCTTCTGGTCGAACACGTCCGCGTCGGTCAGCGTCCGCCCGGTCTCCACGAGGGCCGGGGTCGCATCAGAGCTCATCGTGGGGAAGAGGAGCCCTGATACGCGGCCTTCGGTGGACAGGGTGAGGCCGAGCCACGAGTGGAGCTGGTCGGGGAAGAACTGCGGCTTCAGTTCCTTGCCGGTCTTGTGCCACAGCGGCTCGCGGCGGCCGTCCTTGAGGGCCTGCGTCACCTTGGGGTGCTGGGTGGGGTGGAGTTGCCCGCCGTCGAGCACCTTTTCCCGGACTTGGTCGTACAGGCCGGTCGCGTCGAGGAGGCCGAGGCCGAGCGCGGCGGCGGACGGCCACGGCAATACGCGCAGGCTGCTGTCCGATTCGGGGCGGACGAAGACGCGGTCGTTGGCGAGCAGGCCCCAGCCGTCCAGGGCGAGCAGGAGGCTGGTGGTGGTCTTGCCCGCGCCTTTGTCGCCCAGGGTCAGGACGGCTTCACCATGGTGGGTGGCGGCGGAGGCGTGGAGGACGGTCCAGCCGTCGGCGAGGAGCTGGCTGCGGACGAGTTCGCGGGCGAGGCGGGCGGCGGCGACGGCGACCGGTTCGGCCTGGTCACCGACAATGACCAGGCGGCGCCCGTCGGCCTGGTAGCCGATGCGCTCATCAGGCTGTACTGCATACGTGATCCCGTCGTGCCGGGCGACGTGGGTTCGGGCGTTCGCGTAGGTGGTTTCTTCGTGCCCGTAGTCCGTGACGAGGGCGCGGATGTCCTCCACGCGGCCCGGGTCGACGTCGGCGAGGACCAGGCTGGCGTCGGTGAGGGAGCCGGGGCCGGCGTCGTCGGCGGCAGTGGCGTTCCACCAGGGGCCGAAGTAGCGGGTGGACCAGTCGGTGATTGCCTTGGTGAGGCTGGCGACTGTGACGGTTGCGGTGTCGGCGTGGATGCGGGTTGCGGTCACAGGCACGTACGGGCTCCTTGTTCGTGGTGGTTGATGGTGCGGTAGGCGGCTTCGAGTTTGGTCCGGGCCGTGATCAGGTCCGCTGTCTCGTGCGGGTCGAGCTCCAGGGGCTGGACGGTGGGACGGCCGGCGCGGATGCGCAACCGGATTCCGAGCCACACGCCCGCGCGGTTGACGGACAGCACGTCGGTTCCGTCCTCGACGTCCAGGAGCTTGCGCAGGGCGGACAGGACGGCGGCGGCCGGTCCATGGCGGGTGCGTCCGATCCCGGCGTTGATCCGGCGGGGCCGGTCGGCGAGTTCGGCGCGGATGAGGTCGAGGGGGACGGCGCAGGGGGTGCCACGAATGGTGGTGGAAGAGGCACAGATGACTGCGCCGTCCCCGTGCTCGCCGATCACATAGCCGTCGACCTCGTTGACGGGCACGCGGTGATGGGCGGCGAGGGCTGTGCGGTAGCGGGCGGTGTCGGTAGCCGATCCGATCCCGTAGGTGGGGGCGCCGCTGATGGTGGCGCACAGGCGTGAGAGGACGTCCACGGGGTTGGTCACCATGACCACGGGGCGCGTGTAGCCGGTGAGGGTGCGGGCGAGTGAGGCGATGAGCGGGGCGTTCGCGGCGAGTCCTGCCATGCGCACGTCGCGGCTGGCGGTGTTGGTGAAGGTGGCTCTGGGGCACAGGACCACGGCGTCCGTCTGGTCCAGCTCGGCGACGGTGACCGCGTGCGCGCGGGTCCCGGCGCGGACGACGTGGGCCATGTCGTCCAGATCGGCGACGAGACCGGTGGCGCTGTCGGCCGTGCGGGAGGTGATCAGCAGCCGGTCACACCAGGGTTCGCCGATGAGAAGCGCGGCGACAGTCTGTCCGACTGCGCCGGCGCCAATGATGCCGATTGTGTGGCCGGTCACCGGTCCGCCGCCCGGCTCACGGTCCGCAGGGCGAGCCGCCAGGCAGTCTCGGGGTCGGTTCCGGCCGCGAGCGGGGCACTCACCAGGTCCAGCAGCGAGCACAAGGTCTCTGAGCGGTCGATGACGGCTTGGGCGTGTTCGGGCAGTGGCAGGGTGGCGGGGGCAGTGAGGTAGGTGGAGAGGATGTTCACCGTGTCCATCAGCCACGTCACGAGCAGACGGCGGAGCCACAGGGTCCGCGCGGGACCGTGCAGGGTTCGCATCCGTCCCGCCACGAACTCGCCGATCCCGTCCACCACCGTAGACGCGGGGCCGTCCAAGTGCGGGGCGGCGAGGAGCGCGAGGAACGTACGTGAGACGAGCTTTGCCGTGTCATGGCAGGCGGGCCCGCGTGCCAGACTGGGGTCGATGAACACCGGTGCCTCTGTGGGGCCGTCGGGAAACAGGACATGTTCCGGCTTCAAGTCGCCGTAGACGATCACGGCGGGACCGGTCGGCGGGATGAGGCGGAGTTTCAGCAGCCGGGCTACGACGGCGCCGACCACCGCGGCGACGTTCCGGCGCCTGCGCTCGTCCACTCGGTCAAGGCCGAGGCGTTCGACGTAGAGGCGACCGGAGACGCCGTTGAACTTCCTGCGGAACGTGCCGTCGATGCTGCGTTCAGGAATCGACGCGGCGTCGACCTGCGAGGCCACCTGCGGGCGTTGAAGGCTCTCAAGGGCGGCGACGGCGGTGCTGAGCAAGTCGTAGGTCCGGCCCGGGTCTTTGGTGATCAGGTTGGCGAGGGTCGGGCCCGTGACGGGTTCGGTGAACAGTACCCCGGCCGCGTAGCCGGCACATCGGCCGACCCGGACCCCAGACGCATCCAGGGCGCGGAGCTGCGCGGCTTCCCGCGCGAGCAGAGAGGCGGGAGAGGTGGCATAAGCGGCCTGCGCCGCACGGACCATGTCCCGGTCACCAGCCACGCCGCGCAGCACGGAGACGAGGGACAGGCCAAGGATGGAGTCCTTCGCGAACACGTCCCGCCCGCCGATGCTGGCGCGGTGCACATAGCCGGTGACCGAGGGGACGTGATCGCCGAGCGTCAGTGGCTCGCAGGGCCACAGGTCAGCTGCGGCGCGGTGGATGCGGTCGGCGCTGAGCGCGAACAGATCGGCGGCCTGCGGTAAGGGGGTGCGGTGCATAGTGTCTCCTCGGCGGTCAACAGTGGCGGGCGTGTACCGCCCGCCCGGTGCAGAGAGGCTGGGTGTGCGGCCGGGGTAGGACGGCTCCTCTTGGGGTGAGGTGCCGTCCCGGTCCCGCGCGGCCGGTCTTGCCTGGGCCACTGACCGCGCGGGAGCTATCGGTTGTCCCGGACCGGCGGCAGGGCGCGGGAACGGGGCTACCGACTCGGGATGGAGTGGTGACCGGCGGGGTGTGACGTTCGGCGGGTCCGAGCCCCGCCGGGGTCTATCGGGTGCCGCAGCGGCACTCATGTGGTGCGGCCAGGTTGCGGCCTCGGGCGGCGGGCGGTCCGGACGCTCTACTCGGACCGGCGCGGCGTCTACGCGGACGGTGAGAAGACCTGAGCCGGCACCAGGGCGAGGCCTGCAACCGACCGCGCCGAGTAGCGCAGCCTTGGCGGTCCTGCCGTCGCCGGCCGGCATCCGACGCCGGCTCCTCACTGTTCCTCCCAGGCGCCGCGCCATGTCATTAGCTCGACTGCCGCCCACGAGGTCGACCACGGCTCTACGAGGCTGCCGCCGTGCTGAGGGTGCAGGAACGGTCGGCCCTCTCACAGGTCCGTGAGCATCGCCTGACGGCTCCGGGACTTGTCGCGTACCAGGTCGCCGACCGCTGCCACGCCCGGAGTCGTCGCGGGTCACCGGGACACCGCCGCCGGGTGCGTGCCTGCGGTGATTGGAGCGGGATCAGCCAGAGCACTGAGCTTCGTCGTCCACTCCACACCCCCGCCGACCGGAGCCAGCCACGCAACGGGATGCACTCCCGTGTCCGGAGCGATGGCGCGGAGTGTGCCCCGACGCCCGGTGACGGTGTCCGTCACCACGTGGTTCAGCCACCTGTGATCACGGTGCATGAGCCCCAGGTCCGCGCTCACCGCTCGGCCTCCGTCAAGCCGTACATGCCCGCGCAGTGCTCGCAGGCATTCAGTTGGACGCTGAGCGCACTCAGTATCCGAACCGCGAACCGCCGGTCAGGCGTCCCGGAGCACCAGCAGCAAGAGGCGCCCTCGCACTGCCTGTCGCTGAGTCGATCGAAGTGTGGCGTCGGGGCGTCGAGTCCGCCGGAGGATGGTTGCGGGGTCGTGCTGCGCGTCGTCATGTCGTCGCCTCGCGCTCGCGGTCGATTTGGCGTGGTCGTCCCCAACGGGGGCGACCACCGGGGCACAACGCGCCCGGAGCGGGGGCGGTTGGGCTGACACCCAGTCAACGATCACTGTGCGCTGTGGGACCATCACACATGCGGCATGCGTATACACATATGCGCTCAACGGGTACGGACAGACGACGGATGCCGCATGGACTCGTAGCGTGGGGGTAGCTCGTGAACTTCCAGACAGGCCCGATCCGAGACGCGTCCCGGGCCGGGGATTACGGACGTGTCATCGAACTGATCCGCAAAGGGCGGCAGATGACGCAGGCGGCACTCGGACAGGCGCTCGGCCTGTCCCAGTCCGCCGTCTCCCGTCTGGAGAAACGCGGCTCAGCCTCATACAGCACGGACGTCTTGACCGCGGCGGCTGCACATCTTCAGATTCCGCCGGCACTGGTGGGTCTGGCAGACGGGCGCATGGCGCAGGTCCAGACGAGAGACGACGATCCCATGCACCGACGCACCGTACTTGGCGGCGCGGTCGCCGCGATGGCAGCCCCCGTCCTGGCCGCCGTGCCAGACACGCACGACACGATTGGCGGCCAGGCCGCCGCCCTGCGGCTGACCACGAGTGCCTACCGCAGACTCGACAGCACCACCCCCTCCCGGGACCTCGCCGACGCGGTGGACGGTCATATCCGGCTCATCCAGACCGTCACCCGCAGCGCGACCAGCGAAGCAGATCGGGCGAGGCTGGCCGCAGCAGGCAGTGAGGCCGCATCCTTCGCCGGCTGGCTGGCGTGGGATAAGGGTGACCACGGGTCGGCCCGCTCCTGGTATGGCGGTGCCATCAAAGCTGCCCGAACTTCCGGAAACGCGCTCCTGACGGCCTACCAGGCCGGCACGCTTGCCCAGTTCGAGGCACACGCCGGGAACGGTGTGGAGGCCCTGAATCTCGCCCGCCGCGCCCGAAGGGTGCTGGGCGAGCAGCGCCCGGCCGTCGCCGACGCATGGTTGTCCAGCGTCGAAGCGCTCGGATACGCGGCAGCCGGGGACCTGGCTCGAGCTGACCGAGCCCTGACCGCATCCCGTACAGGGGCGGAGGCGCTGACCGCCGCCCAGGAGCCGCCGCCCTGGCCGTGGGTGTTCTCCTTCACCCCGGACAAGGTGGCTGCCTGCCGCGTCACCTGCGGCGCACGCCTCGGACTGGCGGACTGGGTGCTGGCCGAGGACGTGGAGGCCCTGACCACCGGCCATGCGAAACAACGTGCTCTGTTGGTGCTCGACATTGCCGCCGGGCATCTTGCTAGCGGACGGGTCGAGGCCACGTTCGCTCTCGCCTCGCGCGCGCTCGACATTGGCCTTCAGTACCGGTCCGGCCGGATCGTGGAACGGGTCCGCGCCGTGCGCCGTAGCCTCACCACCACCTCACCGTCCAAAGTTGTGCGGGACTTTGACGAGCGCCTGCACGGCGTCTACCTGTAGGAGAGTGACTACAGCATGAGGGTTGGCATCACAGGGCATCGCGGGCTGAGCACACAAGTAGGGGAACGGGTTCGGGCGTTCCTGGCCGAACGGGTCGAAGAGTACTATTCGGCCGAACTGGTCGGCGTGTCATGCATCGCCGACGGCCCAGACTCCTGGTTCGCCGAAGCCGTGTTGGAGCACGGCGGCCGTCTCGAGGTTGTTATCCCTGCTGCCGAGTACCGCGAGAGCCTGCCCGATTGGCATCACCACGTCTACGATCGACTTATCTCTCGCGCGGCCGACATCCACCACACCGGCATGGCCGAGTCAACTTCCCAAGCCCATCAGGCCGGATCCGAAATCCTCGTTGGCCTGGTGCATGAGCTGATCGCTGTGTGGGACGGGCAACCGGCGCGGGGGTATGGAGGCACGGCGGACGTGGTGGCGTACGCCGAGCGGACTGGTGTCCCGGTGCGGGTGCTGTGGCCCGAGGGCGCCAGCCGATGACGTTGCCCCCAATGTGATCGGTTTCGGGGCGCTGCCCGCCGACGAACGACTCACTGCATGCACCCGTCTCAAATCCCGTATCGGAGCTTTCTGTCCGCCGGCGGTGGCGGGACGTTCTTTGCGTGGCGGAGCACCGTAGTTTGCGAGTGATCGCGAGAGCACCGCAAGCCTATGGCCTTTCCGCGGGGCGGGGGCTGTCCGTCCCGGAAGTCCACGTGGCTCACAGAGGCTCGGGCGCCGTTTCCGCGTCTCCGACGAAGAGGTCGGAACTTACATCGCCGTCCTTAGCGTCA
This region includes:
- a CDS encoding IS256 family transposase, coding for MTVSVEAVEEVRPAESPADLLDDQLIGQLVDRARASGLQLTGDGGLLQQLTKRVLESALEGEITDHLGYEKHDPAGAGSGNSRNGARSKTVLTDVGPVEITVPRDRDGSFEPQIVKKRQRRLTGVDEMVLSLSARGLTHGDISAHLAEVYGASVSKQTISTITDKVMDGMAEWQNRPLDPVYPVIFIDCVHVKVRDGQVANRPIYVALAVTVDGTRDILGLWAGDGGEGAKYWLQVLTEIKNRGVEDVCMVVCDGLKGLPDSISAVWPQAVTQTCVVHLIRASFRYAGRQDWDKISRALKPVYTAPTASAAEDRFLEFQEEWGAKYPAIVRLWENAWAEFVPFLQFDTEIRRVVCTTNAIESVNARIRKAVRARGHFPNEAAALKCVYMAIMSLDPTGQGRKRWTMRWKPALQAFDIAFDGRLSVGRR
- a CDS encoding serine integrase family protein is translated as MKLQLVPADELDEPWLRWRLPEPRLRPTPDSRLSALRRSVFENALAAIKPGRSVKVTTYVFADRGVDTDGAHALLTEHARDRGWIVHRERFTDESTGGPASARPQFNLACRRAGSGFVDGVLAMGRDAMPSTDEAYEAYLHWLHRHHAFIAFLQPTTGRTQ
- a CDS encoding helix-turn-helix domain-containing protein, which produces MNFQTGPIRDASRAGDYGRVIELIRKGRQMTQAALGQALGLSQSAVSRLEKRGSASYSTDVLTAAAAHLQIPPALVGLADGRMAQVQTRDDDPMHRRTVLGGAVAAMAAPVLAAVPDTHDTIGGQAAALRLTTSAYRRLDSTTPSRDLADAVDGHIRLIQTVTRSATSEADRARLAAAGSEAASFAGWLAWDKGDHGSARSWYGGAIKAARTSGNALLTAYQAGTLAQFEAHAGNGVEALNLARRARRVLGEQRPAVADAWLSSVEALGYAAAGDLARADRALTASRTGAEALTAAQEPPPWPWVFSFTPDKVAACRVTCGARLGLADWVLAEDVEALTTGHAKQRALLVLDIAAGHLASGRVEATFALASRALDIGLQYRSGRIVERVRAVRRSLTTTSPSKVVRDFDERLHGVYL
- a CDS encoding ASCH domain-containing protein, with the translated sequence MGEPVDSIAEQGAAVESGDWIRGITVRQPWATCILAGKRTENRPKHWLMGS
- a CDS encoding integrase — protein: MIWNQRHLLDVLREFEQFYNGHRPHQGMANARLLYPLPALIADPDQIARLDIRRRDGLSGILHEYGHAA
- a CDS encoding N-acetyltransferase gives rise to the protein MLLVEDSAVVGCFVLYATTPGWTWTASEHAEPSMNLAMMHTHPDQRGARLADLMTLWVLDYAARRTGPELHWVRCCVPDNRLARYFREELGWHQVRVTRNVQGQYYAHMQRRPRRLPELSALIRSDDPALLVTGDLAITTAPLVPPQPRQSPGIVTRDQRGGRP
- a CDS encoding lactate/malate family dehydrogenase — translated: MTGHTIGIIGAGAVGQTVAALLIGEPWCDRLLITSRTADSATGLVADLDDMAHVVRAGTRAHAVTVAELDQTDAVVLCPRATFTNTASRDVRMAGLAANAPLIASLARTLTGYTRPVVMVTNPVDVLSRLCATISGAPTYGIGSATDTARYRTALAAHHRVPVNEVDGYVIGEHGDGAVICASSTTIRGTPCAVPLDLIRAELADRPRRINAGIGRTRHGPAAAVLSALRKLLDVEDGTDVLSVNRAGVWLGIRLRIRAGRPTVQPLELDPHETADLITARTKLEAAYRTINHHEQGARTCL
- a CDS encoding phosphoenolpyruvate carboxykinase (ATP) — translated: MPVTATRIHADTATVTVASLTKAITDWSTRYFGPWWNATAADDAGPGSLTDASLVLADVDPGRVEDIRALVTDYGHEETTYANARTHVARHDGITYAVQPDERIGYQADGRRLVIVGDQAEPVAVAAARLARELVRSQLLADGWTVLHASAATHHGEAVLTLGDKGAGKTTTSLLLALDGWGLLANDRVFVRPESDSSLRVLPWPSAAALGLGLLDATGLYDQVREKVLDGGQLHPTQHPKVTQALKDGRREPLWHKTGKELKPQFFPDQLHSWLGLTLSTEGRVSGLLFPTMSSDATPALVETGRTLTDADVFDQKTEDRYPDIFGLTPTATTGTEAMTEHLARLPHRSLLLSHDTIASAALLTKTAKEITATP
- a CDS encoding phosphotransferase, with protein sequence MHRTPLPQAADLFALSADRIHRAAADLWPCEPLTLGDHVPSVTGYVHRASIGGRDVFAKDSILGLSLVSVLRGVAGDRDMVRAAQAAYATSPASLLAREAAQLRALDASGVRVGRCAGYAAGVLFTEPVTGPTLANLITKDPGRTYDLLSTAVAALESLQRPQVASQVDAASIPERSIDGTFRRKFNGVSGRLYVERLGLDRVDERRRRNVAAVVGAVVARLLKLRLIPPTGPAVIVYGDLKPEHVLFPDGPTEAPVFIDPSLARGPACHDTAKLVSRTFLALLAAPHLDGPASTVVDGIGEFVAGRMRTLHGPARTLWLRRLLVTWLMDTVNILSTYLTAPATLPLPEHAQAVIDRSETLCSLLDLVSAPLAAGTDPETAWRLALRTVSRAADR